The following are encoded together in the Coffea arabica cultivar ET-39 chromosome 1c, Coffea Arabica ET-39 HiFi, whole genome shotgun sequence genome:
- the LOC113726983 gene encoding DDT domain-containing protein PTM-like isoform X3: MEDAEVRLERKRGRKRKRVDVQNVEMDVDGKKRAVVTRSKRLVGCYVRKEFEGSGFYLGKVVSYDMGLYRVDYEDGDCEDLESGEVRSFLIDESEIDGEWMERKNKLDALLLHKDKDVEAINELKTENAVPLESANVVANAQVKETSAVSELINANCDAEIEGVQIDYDANVDSVSDSCEDEEISSEVEVPVVPPPELPPSSWNIGVPAEDVSHLLSVYSFLRSFSIQLFLSPFGLDDFVGSLICSAPNTLLDSVHVALMRVLRHYFEKLSLDGSELASKCLRGMDWSLLDTLTWPIYLVHYLMVMGYTDGPEWKGFFIHALEREYYTLSAGKKLLILQILCDDVLDSEELRAEIDIREESEGGIDPDTGMVVAPVAGPRRVHPRNSKTSACKGQEAMQIIAQSREMKSFSNSGNLGLSVQGQDGISDMDQDGNGDECRLCGMDGTLLCCDGCPASYHSRCIGVCKVFIPEGPWYCPECTINKVGPRITKGTTLKGAEVFGVDVYSQAFIGACDHLLVLNASTNLHSCARYYSKNDIPCVLQALLSSVEHIVMYKEICKAIIQYWEIPEDIISFTETSEIADHQLAEEHLNCTMPSSVMPLGLVSHNVPETLRSEDTSSCIFGANSGNMNKASLSAVTSDHAVQQGNGDASIETVGPQMNIPGEVQVKYTVFPGSLDQGTVQSDFMSREKSGPETATCMSTNMFGNCRDYVSGPYVTPKLAVAHKHIKIRVGKSFHGTENAISYMGSSFKTQGYVNNYLHGDFAASAAAKLAVLSSEENQVSGSHSSDRRKLISANISLQVKAFSSVATRFFWPHTEKKLIEVPRERCSWCFCCKASVSSKRGCLLNAAVANAIKGSMKIFAGLRHAKSGEGCLPGIATYIMFMEESLSGLTVGPFLSSAFRRQWRTQMEHANTCGALKLLLLELEENIRTIALSGDWVKLVDGWSAESSVTPNAVNASGSTQKRRPGRRGRKTSVMTEVTADDSQDILADFTWWRGGKLTKLLLQKGVLPRILVKKSARQGGSRKIPGIYYVEASDTPKRSRRLVWRAAVEMSKNISQLALHVRYLDFHVRWNDLVRPEQNIQDVKGPETEASAFRNAYVSDKRVIDNDATYCVAFGNQKHLPSRVMKNIIKVEQTQDGKEKYWFSETRIPLYLIKEFEENAAKVLIQKTDKPVNATVNLQRRRLKAFRKDVFSYLARKRDTKDMCCCALCKQDVLMGDAVKCSVCKGACHEQCTRQEFAPVMVRKAENPIGCDQPSMAVKTVQHASDSKSINASKSGSTSKRKLCSWGLIWRKKNCEDTGSDFRSKNILLKGSRDFGLSGPLCHLCRQPYNCDLTYIRCETCLNWYHGEAVELQESKISDLLGFKCCRCRRIRSPVCPYLDPDSKKQLEEKKTRSKPAKQDEKDPSVDVVPQQVKLEPAMPHLPAMEQVVYVAEDDPLLFNHTRVEQITEQNSSVDYEWNATSVSGFGPQKLPVRRHNKRDKEEDCSLAGNSAHDDLSAFGGNVFNSADESLSQVQWDPTASGFGDGMMFNYEDLSFEDMEFEPQTYFSFNELLASDDGVQQDVVGSAEDVAENWENSSILPSDGVVDASFNQQEPSSLVKHAVNAVPCRMCTRYEPCPDLCCQICGILIHSHCSPWIEQSLRDGGWRCGNCREWF; encoded by the exons ATGGAGGATGCGGAAGTTAGATTGGAGAGGAAAAGGGGGCGGAAAAGGAAGAGAGTTGATGTTCAGAATGTGGAAATGGATGTAGATGGGAAGAAGAGGGCAGTGGTGACACGGTCGAAGAGGCTGGTGGGGTGTTATGTGAGGAAGGAATTCGAGGGGAGTGGGTTTTATTTGGGGAAGGTTGTTTCGTATGATATGGGGTTGTATAGGGTTGATTATGAGGATGGGGATTGTGAGGATTTGGAGAGTGGTGAAGTGAGGAgctttttgattgatgagagTGAAATAGACGGTGAGTGGATGGAGCGCAAAAATAAGTTGGATGCTTTATTGTTGCATAAAGACAAGGATGTAGAGGCAATTAATGAATTGAAAACCGAGAATGCGGTCCCATTAGAGTCTGCAAATGTCGTTGCCAATGCTCAGGTCAAAGAAACGTCTGCAGTTAGCGAGTTGATTAATGCTAATTGTGATGCTGAAATTGAGGGCGTTCAAATTGATTATGATGCTAATGTTGACTCAGTGAGTGATTCCTGTGAGGATGAGGAAATCAGTTCAGAGGTGGAAGTGCCGGTTGTTCCGCCACCAGAGCTGCCTCCCTCTTCGTGGAATATTGGGGTTCCAGCAGAGGATGTGTCACACCTTCTTTCCGTATATAGTTTTCTGCGCTCGTTTAGTATTCAGCTGTTTTTGAGTCCCTTTGGACTGGATGATTTTGTGGGATCACTCATCTGTTCTGCTCCGAACACATTGTTGGACTCTGTCCATGTAGCTCTCATGCGTGTTTTGAGGCATTATTTCGAAAAGCTCTCACTGGATGGTTCGGAGCTCGCATCAAAGTGCTTGAG AGGCATGGATTGGAGCTTGCTAGATACATTGACCTGGCCTATTTATCTGGTTCACTATTTAATGGTGATGGGCTACACAGATGGTCCCGAATGGAAAGGATTTTTTATCCATGCACTGGAGAGAGAATATTACACTTTATCTGCTGGTAAGAAGCTCTTGATTTTGCAAATCTTGTGTGATGATGTTTTAGATTCTGAGGAATTAAGAGCAGAGATTGACATTCGCGAAGAATCAGAAGGGGGAATAGATCCAGATACGGGAATGGTTGTTGCTCCCGTGGCTGGACCAAGAAGAGTTCAtcctagaaattccaaaacttcTGCTTGTAAAGGTCAAGAAGCAATGCAAATTATTGCCCAAAGTCGTGAAATGAAGTCATTTTCCAACTCTGGTAATTTGGGGTTGAGTGTTCAGGGACAAGATGGTATTTCGGATATGGATCAGGATGGTAATGGCGATGAATGCCGTCTTTGTGGCATGGATGGGACCTTGCTTTGTTGTGATGGGTGCCCAGCATCTTATCATTCCAGATGCATAGGAGTGTGCAAAGTGTTCATACCAGAAGGGCCATGGTATTGTCCCGAGTGTACAATAAATAAGGTAGGGCCAAGAATCACAAAGGGAACCACATTAAAAGGAGCCGAAGTATTTGGTGTTGATGTCTATTCTCAAGCATTTATCGGTGCTTGTGATCATTTACTTGT GCTAAATGCTTCAACAAATTTACATTCCTGCGCAAGATATTACAGTAAAAATGATATTCCATGTGTCCTTCAAGCACTTCTTTCAAGTGTGGAGCATATTGTTATGTACAAGGAAATATGCAAGGCTATCATCCAGTATTGGGAAATTCCAGAAGACATCATTTCATTTACTGAAACATCTGAAATTGCTGATCATCAGTTAGCAGAAGAGCATCTTAATTGCACCATGCCATCATCTGTAATGCCATTGGGCTTGGTAAGTCATAATGTTCCAGAGACACTCCGAAGTGAGGATACTTCAAGCTGTATTTTTGGTGCTAATTCAGGAAACATGAACAAGGCCTCTTTGAGTGCAGTAACATCTGATCATGCTGTTCAACAGGGAAATGGAGATGCATCTATAGAAACAGTTGGCCCTCAAATGAATATCCCTGGGGAGGTTCAAGTGAAATACACTGTGTTTCCAGGTTCTCTTGACCAGGGGACTGTTCAGTCTGATTTCATGTCAAGAGAAAAGTCAGGCCCAGAGACTGCTACATGTATGTCAACAAATATGTTTGGTAATTGCAGGGACTACGTGAGTGGACCTTATGTGACACCTAAACTTGCTGTTGCCCATAAACACATCAAGATCAGGGTTGGTAAAAGTTTCCATGGTACAGAAAATGCTATCTCATACATGGGATCTTCCTTTAAAACCCAGGGATATGTCAATAACTATCTACATGGAGATTTTGCTGCATCAGCTGCTGCTAAGCTGGCAGTTCTTTCATCTGAAGAAAACCAGGTTTCTGGGTCTCACTCATCAGATCGTCGGAAACTTATTTCCGCTAATATATCACTTCAAGTAAAAGCATTTTCGTCAGTAGCTACGCGCTTTTTCTGGCCTCATACAGAGAAAAAGCTCATTGAAGTACCAAGGGAAAGGTGTAGTTGGTGTTTTTGTTGTAAAGCTTCTGTTTCGAGCAAAAGAGGGTGCTTGTTGAATGCAGCTGTGGCAAATGCCATAAAGGGTTCTATGAAGATTTTTGCTGGTCTTCGTCATGCAAAGAGTGGAGAGGGATGTCTTCCTGGAATTGCTACATATATTATGTTCATGGAGGAGAGTCTAAGTGGTCTAACTGTCGGCCCCTTTCTAAGTTCAGCATTTAGAAGACAATGGCGCACACAAATGGAGCATGCTAATACCTGTGGTGCATTAAAGTTACTTTTACTTgag CTTGAGGAAAATATTCGTACCATTGCTCTTTCTGGGGACTGGGTTAAGCTTGTTGATGGTTGGTCAGCTGAGTCTTCTGTCACTCCAAATGCTGTTAATGCTTCTGGATCCACTCAGAAACGTAGACCAGGGAGACGTGGAAGGAAAACATCTGTCATGACGGAAGTTACTGCGGATGATAGCCAGGACATATTGGCTGACTTTACTTGGTGGCGAGGTGGTAAGCTGACAAAGCTTTTATTACAAAAAGGGGTTCTGCCTCGCATACTGGTGAAGAAATCTGCACGTCAAG GTGGTTCAAGAAAAATACCTGGCATTTACTATGTTGAAGCATCTGATACTCCTAAAAGAAGCAGACGACTTGTTTGGCGAGCTGCTGTTGAGATGAGCAAGAATATTTCCCAGCTTGCACTTCAT GTTAGGTACCTAGATTTTCATGTGAGATGGAATGATCTTGTTCGCCCAGAGCAGAATATTCAGGATGTAAAAGGCCCAGAAACAGAGGCTTCTGCTTTTAGAAATGCTTATGTTAGTGATAAAAGAGTCATTGATAATGATGCTACATATTGTGTTGCTTTTGGGAATCAGAAGCATCTTCCTTCTCGTGTGATGAAGAACATAATTAAAGTGGagcaaacccaagatggaaagGAGAAATATTGGTTTTCGGAGACACGCATTCCCTTGTATTTGATCAAGGAGTTTGAAGAAAATGCAGCGAAAGTTCTGATACAAAAAACAGACAAGCCCGTAAATGCAACTGTAAACTTGCAAAGGAGGAGGTTGAAAGCTTTCCGGAAAGATGTATTTTCTTATCTTGCACGAAAGAGGGATACTAAGGATATGTGCTGTTGTGCTTTGTGTAAACAAGATGTTTTAATGGG GGATGCTGTCAAGTGTAGTGTTTGCAAAG GTGCCTGTCATGAGCAGTGTACT CGACAGGAATTTGCTCCAGTGATGGTGAGGAAAGCTGAAAACCCAATTGGTTGTGATCAGCCATCAATGGCTGTCAAAACTGTACAACATGCTTCAGATTCAAAATCAATTAATGCCTCTAAATCCGGATCCACAAGCAAACGGAAATTATGTTCTTGGGGTCTGATCTGGAGGAAGAAAAATTGTGAAGACACTGGGAGTGATTTCAGATCAAAAAATATTCTTCTGAAGGGCAGTAGAGACTTCGGGCTGTCTGGGCCCCTCTGCCACCTTTGTCGTCAGCCATATAATTGTGATCTAACGTACATTCGCTGTGAAACTTGCTTAA ACTGGTATCATGGAGAAGCTGTTGAACTCCAGGAGTCAAAGATTTCCGATCTGCTGGGTTTCAAATGTTGCAGGTGTAGGAGGATTAGATCGCCTGTGTGCCCTTACTTGGATCCAGACAGCAAAAAGCAATTAGAGGAGAAGAAGACACGCAGTAAGCCTGCAAAGCAAGATGAGAAGGACCCCAGTGTGGATGTTGTCCCTCAGCAAGTCAAGCTGGAACCTGCTATGCCTCATTTGCCTGCAATGGAACAAGTGGTGTATGTAGCAGAGGATGATCCTCTACTTTTTAATCATACGAGAGTTGAGCAGATAACCGAACAGAACTCTAGTGTTGATTATGAGTGGAATGCTACAAGTGTTTCTGGGTTCGGGCCACAAAAACTGCCTGTTAGAAGGCACAATAAACGTGATAAGGAAGAAGATTGTTCTTTAGCTGGCAATTCAGCTCATGATGACTTGTCAGCTTTTGGAGGAAATGTCTTTAACTCTGCAGACGAGTCATTGTCTCAGGTTCAGTGGGATCCTACTGCAAGTGGCTTTGGTGATGGTATGATGTTCAACTATGAAGACCTCAGCTTTGAGGATATGGAGTTTGAGCCTCAgacttatttttcatttaatgAGTTGCTTGCATCTGATGATGGTGTTCAACAGGATGTAGTTGGTTCAGCTGAGGATGTGGCAGAGAACTGGGAGAATTCATCCATTCTACCAAGCGATGGGGTTGTTGATGCATCTTTCAATCAGCAAGAACCTTCAAGCTTGG
- the LOC113726983 gene encoding DDT domain-containing protein PTM-like isoform X1, with amino-acid sequence MEDAEVRLERKRGRKRKRVDVQNVEMDVDGKKRAVVTRSKRLVGCYVRKEFEGSGFYLGKVVSYDMGLYRVDYEDGDCEDLESGEVRSFLIDESEIDGEWMERKNKLDALLLHKDKDVEAINELKTENAVPLESANVVANAQVKETSAVSELINANCDAEIEGVQIDYDANVDSVSDSCEDEEISSEVEVPVVPPPELPPSSWNIGVPAEDVSHLLSVYSFLRSFSIQLFLSPFGLDDFVGSLICSAPNTLLDSVHVALMRVLRHYFEKLSLDGSELASKCLRGMDWSLLDTLTWPIYLVHYLMVMGYTDGPEWKGFFIHALEREYYTLSAGKKLLILQILCDDVLDSEELRAEIDIREESEGGIDPDTGMVVAPVAGPRRVHPRNSKTSACKGQEAMQIIAQSREMKSFSNSGNLGLSVQGQDGISDMDQDGNGDECRLCGMDGTLLCCDGCPASYHSRCIGVCKVFIPEGPWYCPECTINKVGPRITKGTTLKGAEVFGVDVYSQAFIGACDHLLVLNASTNLHSCARYYSKNDIPCVLQALLSSVEHIVMYKEICKAIIQYWEIPEDIISFTETSEIADHQLAEEHLNCTMPSSVMPLGLVSHNVPETLRSEDTSSCIFGANSGNMNKASLSAVTSDHAVQQGNGDASIETVGPQMNIPGEVQVKYTVFPGSLDQGTVQSDFMSREKSGPETATCMSTNMFGNCRDYVSGPYVTPKLAVAHKHIKIRVGKSFHGTENAISYMGSSFKTQGYVNNYLHGDFAASAAAKLAVLSSEENQVSGSHSSDRRKLISANISLQVKAFSSVATRFFWPHTEKKLIEVPRERCSWCFCCKASVSSKRGCLLNAAVANAIKGSMKIFAGLRHAKSGEGCLPGIATYIMFMEESLSGLTVGPFLSSAFRRQWRTQMEHANTCGALKLLLLELEENIRTIALSGDWVKLVDGWSAESSVTPNAVNASGSTQKRRPGRRGRKTSVMTEVTADDSQDILADFTWWRGGKLTKLLLQKGVLPRILVKKSARQGGSRKIPGIYYVEASDTPKRSRRLVWRAAVEMSKNISQLALHVRYLDFHVRWNDLVRPEQNIQDVKGPETEASAFRNAYVSDKRVIDNDATYCVAFGNQKHLPSRVMKNIIKVEQTQDGKEKYWFSETRIPLYLIKEFEENAAKVLIQKTDKPVNATVNLQRRRLKAFRKDVFSYLARKRDTKDMCCCALCKQDVLMGDAVKCSVCKGACHEQCTVSSTVHINEEVEFLIICKQCYHSKALSQTENNYESPTSPLLLQRQEFAPVMVRKAENPIGCDQPSMAVKTVQHASDSKSINASKSGSTSKRKLCSWGLIWRKKNCEDTGSDFRSKNILLKGSRDFGLSGPLCHLCRQPYNCDLTYIRCETCLNWYHGEAVELQESKISDLLGFKCCRCRRIRSPVCPYLDPDSKKQLEEKKTRSKPAKQDEKDPSVDVVPQQVKLEPAMPHLPAMEQVVYVAEDDPLLFNHTRVEQITEQNSSVDYEWNATSVSGFGPQKLPVRRHNKRDKEEDCSLAGNSAHDDLSAFGGNVFNSADESLSQVQWDPTASGFGDGMMFNYEDLSFEDMEFEPQTYFSFNELLASDDGVQQDVVGSAEDVAENWENSSILPSDGVVDASFNQQEPSSLVKHAVNAVPCRMCTRYEPCPDLCCQICGILIHSHCSPWIEQSLRDGGWRCGNCREWF; translated from the exons ATGGAGGATGCGGAAGTTAGATTGGAGAGGAAAAGGGGGCGGAAAAGGAAGAGAGTTGATGTTCAGAATGTGGAAATGGATGTAGATGGGAAGAAGAGGGCAGTGGTGACACGGTCGAAGAGGCTGGTGGGGTGTTATGTGAGGAAGGAATTCGAGGGGAGTGGGTTTTATTTGGGGAAGGTTGTTTCGTATGATATGGGGTTGTATAGGGTTGATTATGAGGATGGGGATTGTGAGGATTTGGAGAGTGGTGAAGTGAGGAgctttttgattgatgagagTGAAATAGACGGTGAGTGGATGGAGCGCAAAAATAAGTTGGATGCTTTATTGTTGCATAAAGACAAGGATGTAGAGGCAATTAATGAATTGAAAACCGAGAATGCGGTCCCATTAGAGTCTGCAAATGTCGTTGCCAATGCTCAGGTCAAAGAAACGTCTGCAGTTAGCGAGTTGATTAATGCTAATTGTGATGCTGAAATTGAGGGCGTTCAAATTGATTATGATGCTAATGTTGACTCAGTGAGTGATTCCTGTGAGGATGAGGAAATCAGTTCAGAGGTGGAAGTGCCGGTTGTTCCGCCACCAGAGCTGCCTCCCTCTTCGTGGAATATTGGGGTTCCAGCAGAGGATGTGTCACACCTTCTTTCCGTATATAGTTTTCTGCGCTCGTTTAGTATTCAGCTGTTTTTGAGTCCCTTTGGACTGGATGATTTTGTGGGATCACTCATCTGTTCTGCTCCGAACACATTGTTGGACTCTGTCCATGTAGCTCTCATGCGTGTTTTGAGGCATTATTTCGAAAAGCTCTCACTGGATGGTTCGGAGCTCGCATCAAAGTGCTTGAG AGGCATGGATTGGAGCTTGCTAGATACATTGACCTGGCCTATTTATCTGGTTCACTATTTAATGGTGATGGGCTACACAGATGGTCCCGAATGGAAAGGATTTTTTATCCATGCACTGGAGAGAGAATATTACACTTTATCTGCTGGTAAGAAGCTCTTGATTTTGCAAATCTTGTGTGATGATGTTTTAGATTCTGAGGAATTAAGAGCAGAGATTGACATTCGCGAAGAATCAGAAGGGGGAATAGATCCAGATACGGGAATGGTTGTTGCTCCCGTGGCTGGACCAAGAAGAGTTCAtcctagaaattccaaaacttcTGCTTGTAAAGGTCAAGAAGCAATGCAAATTATTGCCCAAAGTCGTGAAATGAAGTCATTTTCCAACTCTGGTAATTTGGGGTTGAGTGTTCAGGGACAAGATGGTATTTCGGATATGGATCAGGATGGTAATGGCGATGAATGCCGTCTTTGTGGCATGGATGGGACCTTGCTTTGTTGTGATGGGTGCCCAGCATCTTATCATTCCAGATGCATAGGAGTGTGCAAAGTGTTCATACCAGAAGGGCCATGGTATTGTCCCGAGTGTACAATAAATAAGGTAGGGCCAAGAATCACAAAGGGAACCACATTAAAAGGAGCCGAAGTATTTGGTGTTGATGTCTATTCTCAAGCATTTATCGGTGCTTGTGATCATTTACTTGT GCTAAATGCTTCAACAAATTTACATTCCTGCGCAAGATATTACAGTAAAAATGATATTCCATGTGTCCTTCAAGCACTTCTTTCAAGTGTGGAGCATATTGTTATGTACAAGGAAATATGCAAGGCTATCATCCAGTATTGGGAAATTCCAGAAGACATCATTTCATTTACTGAAACATCTGAAATTGCTGATCATCAGTTAGCAGAAGAGCATCTTAATTGCACCATGCCATCATCTGTAATGCCATTGGGCTTGGTAAGTCATAATGTTCCAGAGACACTCCGAAGTGAGGATACTTCAAGCTGTATTTTTGGTGCTAATTCAGGAAACATGAACAAGGCCTCTTTGAGTGCAGTAACATCTGATCATGCTGTTCAACAGGGAAATGGAGATGCATCTATAGAAACAGTTGGCCCTCAAATGAATATCCCTGGGGAGGTTCAAGTGAAATACACTGTGTTTCCAGGTTCTCTTGACCAGGGGACTGTTCAGTCTGATTTCATGTCAAGAGAAAAGTCAGGCCCAGAGACTGCTACATGTATGTCAACAAATATGTTTGGTAATTGCAGGGACTACGTGAGTGGACCTTATGTGACACCTAAACTTGCTGTTGCCCATAAACACATCAAGATCAGGGTTGGTAAAAGTTTCCATGGTACAGAAAATGCTATCTCATACATGGGATCTTCCTTTAAAACCCAGGGATATGTCAATAACTATCTACATGGAGATTTTGCTGCATCAGCTGCTGCTAAGCTGGCAGTTCTTTCATCTGAAGAAAACCAGGTTTCTGGGTCTCACTCATCAGATCGTCGGAAACTTATTTCCGCTAATATATCACTTCAAGTAAAAGCATTTTCGTCAGTAGCTACGCGCTTTTTCTGGCCTCATACAGAGAAAAAGCTCATTGAAGTACCAAGGGAAAGGTGTAGTTGGTGTTTTTGTTGTAAAGCTTCTGTTTCGAGCAAAAGAGGGTGCTTGTTGAATGCAGCTGTGGCAAATGCCATAAAGGGTTCTATGAAGATTTTTGCTGGTCTTCGTCATGCAAAGAGTGGAGAGGGATGTCTTCCTGGAATTGCTACATATATTATGTTCATGGAGGAGAGTCTAAGTGGTCTAACTGTCGGCCCCTTTCTAAGTTCAGCATTTAGAAGACAATGGCGCACACAAATGGAGCATGCTAATACCTGTGGTGCATTAAAGTTACTTTTACTTgag CTTGAGGAAAATATTCGTACCATTGCTCTTTCTGGGGACTGGGTTAAGCTTGTTGATGGTTGGTCAGCTGAGTCTTCTGTCACTCCAAATGCTGTTAATGCTTCTGGATCCACTCAGAAACGTAGACCAGGGAGACGTGGAAGGAAAACATCTGTCATGACGGAAGTTACTGCGGATGATAGCCAGGACATATTGGCTGACTTTACTTGGTGGCGAGGTGGTAAGCTGACAAAGCTTTTATTACAAAAAGGGGTTCTGCCTCGCATACTGGTGAAGAAATCTGCACGTCAAG GTGGTTCAAGAAAAATACCTGGCATTTACTATGTTGAAGCATCTGATACTCCTAAAAGAAGCAGACGACTTGTTTGGCGAGCTGCTGTTGAGATGAGCAAGAATATTTCCCAGCTTGCACTTCAT GTTAGGTACCTAGATTTTCATGTGAGATGGAATGATCTTGTTCGCCCAGAGCAGAATATTCAGGATGTAAAAGGCCCAGAAACAGAGGCTTCTGCTTTTAGAAATGCTTATGTTAGTGATAAAAGAGTCATTGATAATGATGCTACATATTGTGTTGCTTTTGGGAATCAGAAGCATCTTCCTTCTCGTGTGATGAAGAACATAATTAAAGTGGagcaaacccaagatggaaagGAGAAATATTGGTTTTCGGAGACACGCATTCCCTTGTATTTGATCAAGGAGTTTGAAGAAAATGCAGCGAAAGTTCTGATACAAAAAACAGACAAGCCCGTAAATGCAACTGTAAACTTGCAAAGGAGGAGGTTGAAAGCTTTCCGGAAAGATGTATTTTCTTATCTTGCACGAAAGAGGGATACTAAGGATATGTGCTGTTGTGCTTTGTGTAAACAAGATGTTTTAATGGG GGATGCTGTCAAGTGTAGTGTTTGCAAAG GTGCCTGTCATGAGCAGTGTACTGTAAGTTCAACAGTTCACATCAATGAGGAAGTTGAATTCCTGATCATTTGCAAGCAGTGCTACCACTCTAAAGCTCTGAGTCAAACTGAAAATAATTATGAATCTCCAACAAGTCCTTTACTTTTGCAGCGACAGGAATTTGCTCCAGTGATGGTGAGGAAAGCTGAAAACCCAATTGGTTGTGATCAGCCATCAATGGCTGTCAAAACTGTACAACATGCTTCAGATTCAAAATCAATTAATGCCTCTAAATCCGGATCCACAAGCAAACGGAAATTATGTTCTTGGGGTCTGATCTGGAGGAAGAAAAATTGTGAAGACACTGGGAGTGATTTCAGATCAAAAAATATTCTTCTGAAGGGCAGTAGAGACTTCGGGCTGTCTGGGCCCCTCTGCCACCTTTGTCGTCAGCCATATAATTGTGATCTAACGTACATTCGCTGTGAAACTTGCTTAA ACTGGTATCATGGAGAAGCTGTTGAACTCCAGGAGTCAAAGATTTCCGATCTGCTGGGTTTCAAATGTTGCAGGTGTAGGAGGATTAGATCGCCTGTGTGCCCTTACTTGGATCCAGACAGCAAAAAGCAATTAGAGGAGAAGAAGACACGCAGTAAGCCTGCAAAGCAAGATGAGAAGGACCCCAGTGTGGATGTTGTCCCTCAGCAAGTCAAGCTGGAACCTGCTATGCCTCATTTGCCTGCAATGGAACAAGTGGTGTATGTAGCAGAGGATGATCCTCTACTTTTTAATCATACGAGAGTTGAGCAGATAACCGAACAGAACTCTAGTGTTGATTATGAGTGGAATGCTACAAGTGTTTCTGGGTTCGGGCCACAAAAACTGCCTGTTAGAAGGCACAATAAACGTGATAAGGAAGAAGATTGTTCTTTAGCTGGCAATTCAGCTCATGATGACTTGTCAGCTTTTGGAGGAAATGTCTTTAACTCTGCAGACGAGTCATTGTCTCAGGTTCAGTGGGATCCTACTGCAAGTGGCTTTGGTGATGGTATGATGTTCAACTATGAAGACCTCAGCTTTGAGGATATGGAGTTTGAGCCTCAgacttatttttcatttaatgAGTTGCTTGCATCTGATGATGGTGTTCAACAGGATGTAGTTGGTTCAGCTGAGGATGTGGCAGAGAACTGGGAGAATTCATCCATTCTACCAAGCGATGGGGTTGTTGATGCATCTTTCAATCAGCAAGAACCTTCAAGCTTGG